A stretch of Methylogaea oryzae DNA encodes these proteins:
- the rpmD gene encoding 50S ribosomal protein L30, with protein sequence MASKLRVTLIKSKHGRKASHQACLIGLGIRKIHNTVEVEDTPCTRGMIAKVSYMVRVEEQ encoded by the coding sequence ATGGCTTCCAAATTGCGTGTGACGTTGATTAAAAGTAAGCACGGCCGCAAGGCCAGCCATCAGGCGTGTCTTATTGGTTTGGGGATTCGCAAGATCCACAACACCGTGGAAGTCGAAGACACCCCGTGCACTCGAGGCATGATTGCCAAGGTGTCCTACATGGTTCGCGTCGAGGAGCAGTGA
- the secY gene encoding preprotein translocase subunit SecY gives MSTPNPFGADRFGKLAELRQRLLFVLGALVVYRIGAHIPVPGIDSKALALMFQQQGGSILDMFNMFSGGALKRLSILALGIMPYISASIIMQLMTMVIPKLEETKKEGEAGRRKINQYTRYGTVVLAAFQSVGVGMALQNQTAGGLPVVSTPGFQFVFVTSLSLVAGTMFLMWLGEQVTERGIGNGISIIIFAGIVAGLPPAVGGTLELARTGEMSPFAVIGLFVVAVAVTAYVVYVERGQRRIQINYPKNQHGGRASGGQASFLPLKINMSGVIPPIFASSIILFPATVASWFANTEHMGWLQDVATALSPGQPIYILCYAAAIIFFCYFYTAVVFNTKETAENLKKSGAFIAGIRPGQQTAAYIDGVMSRLTLAGGIYITAVCLLPEFLILYWNVPFYFGGTSLMIIVVVVMDFISQVQSHLISHQYESLLKKANLKSKR, from the coding sequence GTGAGCACGCCAAACCCCTTCGGCGCCGATCGCTTCGGCAAACTGGCGGAACTTCGCCAGCGTCTGTTGTTCGTGCTAGGTGCGCTGGTCGTTTACCGCATCGGCGCCCACATTCCGGTTCCCGGAATCGATTCCAAGGCGCTGGCTCTGATGTTTCAACAGCAGGGCGGCTCGATATTGGACATGTTTAACATGTTCTCCGGCGGCGCGCTGAAGCGCCTGAGTATCTTGGCGCTGGGCATCATGCCGTATATTTCCGCGTCTATCATCATGCAGCTGATGACCATGGTCATTCCGAAGCTGGAAGAGACCAAGAAGGAAGGCGAGGCGGGGCGCAGGAAGATCAACCAATATACCCGTTATGGGACGGTTGTGTTGGCGGCGTTCCAGTCGGTCGGCGTCGGTATGGCGTTGCAAAATCAGACCGCCGGCGGCTTGCCGGTGGTTTCGACTCCGGGCTTTCAATTTGTTTTTGTGACCTCGTTGAGCTTGGTCGCCGGGACGATGTTCCTAATGTGGTTAGGGGAGCAGGTCACCGAGAGGGGTATCGGTAACGGCATTTCCATCATCATCTTTGCGGGTATCGTTGCCGGCCTGCCTCCCGCTGTCGGCGGCACGCTGGAGTTGGCCCGCACGGGCGAAATGAGTCCGTTCGCCGTTATCGGGTTGTTCGTGGTCGCGGTGGCGGTGACTGCCTACGTAGTTTACGTAGAGCGGGGGCAGCGCCGCATCCAGATCAACTATCCGAAAAATCAGCATGGCGGCCGCGCTAGCGGTGGGCAGGCGAGCTTCCTGCCGTTGAAGATCAATATGTCCGGTGTGATTCCGCCCATTTTCGCCTCCAGCATAATTTTGTTCCCGGCCACGGTGGCTAGCTGGTTTGCCAACACGGAGCACATGGGTTGGTTGCAGGATGTGGCCACTGCCTTGTCTCCGGGGCAGCCTATCTATATACTGTGCTATGCTGCTGCGATCATCTTCTTCTGTTACTTCTACACGGCGGTGGTGTTCAACACCAAGGAAACGGCCGAGAATCTGAAGAAGTCTGGCGCATTCATCGCCGGCATTCGTCCGGGCCAACAGACCGCCGCTTACATTGACGGCGTGATGTCCAGGCTCACTTTGGCCGGCGGTATATACATTACGGCGGTGTGCTTGCTTCCGGAATTTCTCATCTTGTACTGGAATGTCCCGTTTTATTTCGGTGGCACGTCGTTGATGATTATTGTGGTTGTGGTTATGGATTTTATCAGTCAGGTCCAGTCCCATCTGATATCTCACCAATACGAGTCGCTGCTTAAAAAAGCGAATCTTAAATCCAAACGTTGA
- the rpsK gene encoding 30S ribosomal protein S11, with protein MATAGRTKKRIKRDVSDGIAHISASFNNTIITITDRKGNALAWATSGGSGFRGSRKSTPFAAQVAAERAGVQAKEYGLKNLDVRVKGPGPGRESAVRSLNNLGFKITNIEDVTPIPHNGCRPPKKRRV; from the coding sequence ATGGCAACAGCAGGCCGCACAAAAAAGCGCATTAAACGGGACGTTTCCGACGGGATCGCTCACATCTCCGCCTCGTTTAACAACACCATAATCACCATCACCGACCGCAAGGGCAATGCGTTGGCATGGGCTACCTCCGGTGGCTCCGGGTTCCGTGGCTCCAGAAAGAGCACCCCGTTTGCGGCGCAGGTGGCGGCGGAACGCGCTGGCGTTCAGGCGAAAGAATACGGTTTGAAAAATCTCGACGTCAGAGTGAAAGGCCCCGGCCCCGGCCGTGAGTCGGCAGTTCGTTCGCTCAACAATTTGGGCTTTAAGATTACCAACATCGAGGACGTAACGCCGATTCCGCATAACGGCTGCCGTCCGCCCAAGAAACGTCGCGTCTGA
- the rpsM gene encoding 30S ribosomal protein S13, with translation MARIAGVNIPDHKHVVISLTAIYGIGRTRSKMICERAGIDPASKVKSLSDAEVETLRVEVAKFVVEGDLRREVSMSIKRLMDLGCYRGFRHRRGLPVRGQRTKTNARTRKGPRRPIKK, from the coding sequence ATGGCACGTATTGCAGGCGTAAATATTCCTGACCATAAACACGTCGTGATCTCCCTTACGGCAATTTATGGGATAGGTCGTACTCGCTCGAAAATGATTTGTGAGCGCGCGGGCATTGACCCGGCTTCCAAGGTCAAGAGCCTAAGTGATGCGGAGGTGGAAACCCTGCGCGTCGAGGTTGCGAAATTCGTGGTTGAGGGCGACCTGCGCCGCGAGGTGTCCATGAGCATCAAGCGTTTGATGGACCTGGGCTGCTACCGTGGGTTCCGCCATCGTCGCGGCTTGCCTGTACGCGGTCAGCGTACGAAAACTAACGCCCGCACCCGCAAGGGGCCGCGGCGTCCGATCAAGAAGTAA
- the rpsE gene encoding 30S ribosomal protein S5, with translation MATPRAQSNQGSAAAGAGTLQEKLVAVRRVAKVVKGGRVFGFTALTVVGDGNGQVGYGLAKAREVPVAIQKSMEQAKKNMRKVRLNGTTLHHAVTAECGAAKVHMQPASEGTGIIAGGPMRAVFEVVGIHNVLAKCIGSNNPINVVRATLEGLNMVRDPKQIAAKRGLTVEEITG, from the coding sequence ATGGCTACCCCTAGAGCTCAAAGTAATCAAGGTTCCGCCGCTGCAGGCGCGGGCACCCTTCAGGAAAAATTGGTCGCGGTACGCCGCGTAGCGAAGGTGGTGAAAGGCGGCCGTGTATTTGGCTTCACCGCCCTGACGGTGGTCGGCGATGGCAACGGTCAGGTTGGATATGGTCTTGCGAAGGCGCGCGAAGTGCCGGTTGCTATACAAAAGTCCATGGAGCAGGCCAAGAAGAACATGCGTAAGGTTCGCCTAAACGGCACGACCCTGCATCATGCGGTGACTGCGGAGTGTGGCGCGGCTAAGGTTCACATGCAGCCTGCTTCGGAAGGTACCGGGATCATCGCTGGCGGCCCAATGCGCGCTGTGTTTGAGGTTGTGGGAATTCACAACGTTTTGGCGAAGTGCATCGGCTCTAATAATCCCATCAACGTGGTTCGTGCCACGCTCGAAGGGTTGAACATGGTTCGCGACCCGAAGCAAATTGCGGCGAAGCGCGGCCTGACGGTTGAAGAAATTACGGGCTAA
- a CDS encoding CPBP family intramembrane glutamic endopeptidase, with protein MPPPSTDGRPNFLTLAYAFEGGLVGVAYALGWIAGITPFSDFRFDGSAVSHGILGTLPLLLLFFWTYQLPHPELTKIRRFLLDSLAPQLAACRVHQLLALAALAGLGEEALFRGVLQPWAEAHWGWGAGLMLSNVLFGLLHCVTPLYGLLALFTGIYLGVMLDIGEERNLLTPMVVHGLYDFVAFWIVIQSYRAEQSQRNRR; from the coding sequence TTGCCACCCCCAAGCACCGATGGCCGCCCGAACTTCCTAACCCTAGCCTATGCCTTCGAAGGCGGCTTGGTGGGCGTCGCCTACGCGCTGGGCTGGATCGCCGGCATCACCCCGTTCTCGGACTTCCGTTTCGACGGTTCCGCCGTCAGCCACGGCATACTGGGTACGCTGCCCTTGCTGTTGTTGTTTTTCTGGACCTACCAACTCCCGCACCCGGAGCTGACAAAAATCAGGCGTTTCCTGTTGGATAGCCTGGCTCCGCAACTAGCCGCCTGCCGCGTGCATCAGCTGCTGGCGCTCGCCGCATTGGCAGGCTTGGGGGAAGAGGCATTGTTCCGCGGCGTCCTGCAACCCTGGGCCGAGGCTCATTGGGGCTGGGGCGCCGGTTTGATGCTAAGTAACGTGCTGTTCGGCCTGCTGCACTGCGTCACCCCGCTGTACGGCCTGCTCGCCCTTTTCACCGGAATCTACCTCGGCGTGATGCTGGACATCGGCGAAGAACGCAACCTGCTCACGCCCATGGTGGTGCATGGACTTTACGACTTCGTGGCTTTCTGGATAGTCATTCAAAGCTATCGCGCCGAGCAGTCGCAGCGTAACCGGCGGTAG
- the pabB gene encoding aminodeoxychorismate synthase component I, whose translation MTTPLLSELPYSEDSAALFTPWAERPWAVFLDSGTPQGRQGRYDILAADPYATLTTRGKVTEIRSEGEIRLSPEDPFHLVRAYLGETAQRQGGLPFCGGAIGYFGYDLARRLEALPTLAEDAERIPDMVIGLYDWAVVVDHRERRSWLVGQGRDARTAARWNELQRIFSQVQTLAWQPRGFRVLGEVVSNLPRERYARAFERIQHYIREGDCYQVNLAQRFSAPCQGSPWHAYHQLRRLNCAPFSAYLNHPQVQTLSSSPERFLQVQDGVVETKPIKGTRPRGADSAADFAQAQALRDSLKDRAENLMIVDLLRNDLGKSCRPGSVHVPKLFDVESFATVHHLVSTVRGQLADGVHALDLLRGCFPGGSITGAPKVRAMEIIEELEPNRRGIYCGAIGYVGFDGNMDTNIAIRTLVHSATPQCQSDHAIRFWAGGGIVADSVMEEEYRECYAKASALLTLLQQYTAKPECDRVGR comes from the coding sequence GTGACGACACCTCTGCTTAGCGAACTCCCTTATTCGGAAGACAGCGCAGCGCTGTTCACTCCTTGGGCGGAGCGCCCCTGGGCGGTTTTCCTCGACAGCGGAACGCCCCAAGGACGCCAGGGCCGCTACGACATATTGGCGGCCGATCCCTACGCCACGCTGACCACCCGTGGCAAAGTCACGGAAATTCGCAGCGAGGGCGAGATACGCCTGTCGCCCGAAGACCCTTTCCATTTGGTCCGCGCCTATCTGGGGGAAACGGCTCAACGACAGGGCGGTTTGCCTTTTTGCGGCGGGGCGATCGGTTATTTCGGCTATGACTTGGCGCGCCGCTTGGAGGCGTTGCCGACGCTGGCGGAGGACGCAGAGCGCATACCCGACATGGTGATCGGCCTCTACGATTGGGCCGTGGTGGTGGACCATCGCGAACGCCGTTCCTGGCTGGTGGGGCAGGGCCGCGATGCGCGCACCGCGGCGCGCTGGAACGAGCTCCAACGCATTTTCAGCCAAGTGCAGACCCTGGCTTGGCAGCCGCGCGGATTCCGTGTGCTGGGCGAGGTGGTGTCCAATTTGCCGCGCGAACGTTACGCGCGGGCCTTCGAACGCATCCAGCACTACATTCGCGAAGGCGATTGTTATCAGGTGAATTTGGCGCAGCGCTTCTCGGCGCCCTGCCAGGGCAGTCCGTGGCATGCCTACCACCAGTTGCGCCGGCTCAACTGCGCGCCGTTCAGCGCCTACCTTAACCATCCTCAGGTACAGACCCTCAGCTCCTCTCCCGAGCGCTTTCTGCAAGTCCAGGACGGCGTGGTGGAGACCAAGCCCATCAAAGGCACGCGACCGCGCGGGGCCGACTCCGCGGCGGATTTCGCCCAAGCCCAGGCGTTGCGCGACAGCCTAAAAGATCGGGCGGAAAATCTCATGATCGTGGATTTGCTGCGCAACGACCTGGGTAAAAGCTGCCGGCCCGGTTCGGTCCACGTGCCGAAATTGTTCGACGTGGAAAGCTTCGCCACCGTCCATCACCTGGTCAGCACGGTGCGCGGCCAGCTGGCCGACGGTGTGCATGCATTGGATCTGTTGCGCGGTTGTTTCCCCGGCGGCTCCATTACCGGCGCGCCGAAGGTTCGCGCCATGGAAATCATCGAGGAACTGGAGCCGAATCGGCGCGGCATATACTGCGGTGCCATCGGTTATGTGGGGTTTGACGGCAATATGGACACCAATATCGCCATTCGGACCCTGGTTCATTCCGCTACGCCGCAGTGCCAATCCGATCACGCCATCCGCTTCTGGGCCGGCGGCGGCATCGTTGCCGATTCGGTGATGGAAGAGGAGTATCGCGAGTGCTACGCCAAGGCTTCCGCCTTGCTCACCCTGCTGCAGCAATACACGGCCAAGCCCGAGTGCGACCGTGTGGGTCGTTAA
- a CDS encoding DNA-directed RNA polymerase subunit alpha — protein sequence MQNQVWELLKPRVVDIQSAKTHTARVVIEPLERGYGHTLGSSLRRVLLSSIPGCAVTEVQIEGVLHEYGAIEGVEQDVIDILLNLKNLAVRLHGGASQAILRVDKTGPCVVTAADLVGGPDVEIVNGDLVLATLNDSGKLNATLKVEKGRGYQTALNRRAAMESSAVGTLHLDASFSPIRRVAYNVENARVEQRTDLDKLVIDIETNGTVDPEETIKAAARILVEHLAVFVELKGEVMPVSSYDEKPEFDPILLRPVDDLELTVRSANCLKAENIFYIGDLIQRTEVELLRTPNLGKKSLTEIKDVLASKSLSLGMRLENWPPESLKDRSRAA from the coding sequence ATGCAAAATCAAGTCTGGGAGTTGCTTAAGCCGCGAGTGGTCGACATTCAGTCAGCCAAGACTCACACCGCCAGGGTGGTTATCGAGCCGCTGGAGCGGGGTTATGGGCACACGCTTGGCAGTTCGCTGCGTCGCGTACTTCTTTCCTCGATTCCGGGATGTGCGGTCACCGAGGTGCAGATTGAAGGCGTGTTGCATGAATATGGCGCCATTGAAGGAGTTGAGCAGGATGTCATCGATATTTTGCTGAACCTCAAAAACTTGGCCGTCAGGCTGCATGGCGGAGCGAGCCAGGCCATCCTCCGGGTCGACAAGACCGGCCCCTGCGTCGTCACTGCGGCTGATTTGGTCGGCGGGCCCGACGTAGAAATCGTTAACGGCGATTTGGTGCTGGCGACGCTGAACGATTCCGGAAAGTTGAATGCGACGCTGAAGGTTGAAAAAGGCCGCGGTTACCAGACCGCGCTGAACCGTCGTGCCGCGATGGAGTCCAGCGCGGTGGGGACGCTGCATCTCGATGCCTCTTTCTCCCCCATCCGTCGCGTCGCCTATAACGTCGAGAACGCTCGTGTGGAACAGCGTACGGACCTGGACAAATTGGTCATCGATATCGAGACCAACGGCACGGTTGACCCGGAAGAGACGATCAAAGCGGCCGCCCGCATATTGGTCGAGCACCTTGCTGTGTTCGTCGAGCTGAAGGGCGAGGTGATGCCGGTATCCAGCTACGACGAGAAGCCGGAATTCGATCCGATTCTGTTGCGTCCCGTAGACGACCTCGAACTCACCGTTCGTTCGGCTAACTGCCTCAAGGCTGAGAATATCTTCTACATCGGGGATTTGATTCAGCGTACGGAAGTCGAGTTGCTGCGCACTCCGAATCTGGGCAAGAAGTCGCTGACCGAGATTAAGGACGTGTTGGCGTCCAAAAGTCTCTCACTCGGCATGCGGTTGGAGAATTGGCCGCCGGAATCCCTTAAGGACCGTAGCCGGGCTGCATAA
- a CDS encoding hydantoinase/oxoprolinase family protein, with amino-acid sequence MAIETVGWDIGGAHIKAAGLDRDGRVLVAAQEACALWRGIGELDSVLPRVLTALGATGPVSHAITMTGELVDAFASRRAGVRTIVAALERLLVTRALMVYAGPRGFFLAHQPPEDEICDAVASANWMATAEFVASQVASALLVDMGSTTTDILSIRDGAVRYRGYSDFERLRQEELVYTGAVRTPLMAVAERAPFDGDMVLLAAEHFATMADVYRLLGRLPEHADQWPAADGGAKTPEGSARRIARLLGRDLGDEALDVWRQVAAYFGERQLQKLHLACLRQLSCGPLHGDAPLVGAGVGRFVLQRLAQRLDRPYVDIGDLINSVPGSPASPSAADVAPAVAVAKLAMRLKS; translated from the coding sequence ATGGCTATTGAGACGGTGGGTTGGGACATTGGCGGCGCTCATATCAAGGCGGCAGGCTTGGACCGGGACGGGCGCGTGCTGGTGGCGGCGCAGGAGGCTTGCGCATTGTGGCGAGGCATCGGGGAGCTGGACAGCGTGCTACCGCGGGTGTTGACCGCGTTGGGCGCTACCGGGCCGGTAAGCCACGCCATCACCATGACCGGGGAGCTGGTGGATGCGTTCGCCAGCCGTAGAGCAGGCGTGCGGACGATCGTGGCGGCGTTGGAACGCTTGCTTGTCACGCGCGCCTTGATGGTCTATGCCGGTCCGCGGGGATTTTTTTTGGCGCACCAGCCGCCGGAGGACGAAATCTGCGACGCCGTCGCCTCGGCCAACTGGATGGCCACGGCCGAATTTGTCGCCAGTCAGGTAGCGTCGGCGCTGTTGGTGGACATGGGAAGCACCACGACGGACATCCTGTCGATACGTGACGGTGCCGTCCGTTATCGAGGGTATAGCGATTTCGAGCGCTTGCGGCAGGAGGAGCTGGTTTACACGGGAGCGGTACGCACGCCGCTGATGGCCGTGGCGGAACGGGCGCCTTTCGACGGCGATATGGTTTTGCTGGCGGCGGAACATTTCGCTACCATGGCCGATGTTTACCGGTTGTTGGGACGACTGCCCGAGCACGCCGATCAATGGCCCGCAGCGGACGGCGGCGCTAAAACCCCCGAGGGCAGCGCGCGGCGCATCGCGCGGCTATTGGGGCGCGATTTGGGCGACGAAGCTTTGGACGTTTGGCGCCAAGTTGCCGCTTATTTCGGCGAGCGCCAGTTGCAGAAGTTGCACTTGGCTTGCCTGAGGCAACTGTCTTGCGGACCGTTGCACGGCGACGCGCCCTTGGTGGGCGCCGGCGTCGGGCGGTTCGTGTTGCAACGCTTGGCGCAGCGCCTAGACAGGCCTTATGTGGATATAGGCGATTTGATTAACTCCGTACCCGGTTCGCCGGCTTCGCCGAGCGCGGCCGATGTGGCGCCCGCGGTGGCGGTAGCGAAATTGGCGATGCGTTTAAAATCGTGA
- a CDS encoding HisA/HisF-related TIM barrel protein, with protein sequence MQVVPVVDLKNGAAVHAVKGQRDDYRELRSRLCDSAAPMAVVEGLLRFYPFRCIYLADLNALTGQGDNRAAINHLAHQFPCVEFWVDQGWPDNATNLPANLIPILGSESMDTACVRQLASWQHRAILSLDFFGERYSGPSELLETPQSWPLRIILMTLGRVGSGAGPDWPKLQRHLHHYPQHRWIAAGGVRHAEDLSKLADMGVWACLIASSLHQGAITAENLSVYA encoded by the coding sequence ATGCAAGTCGTACCCGTCGTCGATTTGAAAAACGGGGCGGCGGTTCATGCCGTCAAAGGCCAACGCGACGATTACCGGGAGCTACGGAGCCGTCTGTGCGACAGCGCGGCCCCCATGGCGGTCGTAGAAGGCCTGTTGCGCTTTTACCCTTTCCGCTGCATATATCTGGCGGACTTAAACGCATTGACCGGACAGGGCGATAATCGCGCCGCAATCAACCACCTCGCCCATCAATTCCCCTGCGTCGAATTTTGGGTAGACCAAGGCTGGCCCGACAACGCCACAAACCTCCCCGCGAACCTAATCCCCATCCTGGGCAGCGAATCCATGGACACCGCATGCGTGAGGCAGCTAGCGTCGTGGCAACACCGCGCAATTCTCTCCTTGGATTTTTTCGGCGAACGTTACTCGGGTCCGTCGGAGCTTTTGGAAACCCCGCAGAGCTGGCCGCTCCGCATCATCCTGATGACGCTGGGGCGTGTCGGCAGCGGCGCCGGCCCCGACTGGCCGAAATTACAGCGGCACCTGCACCACTATCCTCAACATCGCTGGATCGCCGCGGGAGGCGTTCGCCACGCCGAAGATCTGAGCAAATTAGCGGACATGGGAGTATGGGCCTGCCTAATCGCTTCCAGCCTCCATCAAGGCGCCATAACCGCGGAAAACCTAAGCGTCTACGCCTAA
- the rplQ gene encoding 50S ribosomal protein L17 translates to MRHRKAGRKFNMDSSQRKSLLQGLMVSLFRHEIIKTTLPRAKELRRFAEPLITLSKEDSVSHRRLAFARLRDKEVVGKLFSDLGPRFKQRPGGYLRILKCGFRAGDAAPMAYIELVDRNAE, encoded by the coding sequence ATGCGTCACCGTAAGGCCGGAAGAAAATTTAACATGGACAGCAGCCAACGCAAGTCGCTGCTCCAAGGTTTGATGGTTTCCTTGTTTCGCCATGAAATCATCAAGACCACCCTGCCGAGGGCAAAAGAACTGCGTCGCTTCGCCGAGCCGCTGATTACGCTTTCGAAAGAAGATAGCGTATCCCACCGTCGTTTGGCATTCGCACGTTTGCGCGATAAGGAAGTTGTCGGCAAGTTGTTCAGCGATCTGGGTCCGCGTTTCAAACAGCGCCCCGGTGGCTATTTGCGTATCCTCAAGTGCGGTTTCCGCGCCGGCGACGCAGCTCCGATGGCATACATCGAATTGGTGGATCGCAACGCGGAGTAG
- a CDS encoding ATP-grasp domain-containing protein: protein MKILLFEYITGGGLAGLELPPGLVREGRAMAVSLACDLLSIAGVSLVVPWDGRLPLPEYADHPRVQLMPVESALSFRNLWRAALERCDAVWPIAPETGGVLSHVCRDVAQSGVRLLNCPPGGVSLATSKRQTVDRLTAHGVPAVPTYRVREVPAGLPWPRVVKPDDGVGCQDTYVVESPAQLENYSAEAASNDWLIQPYVHGAPLSLCALFWRGDAALLTVNRQSMALSDEGAFRLTGCEVNAITDDVGQYSMLTRQIAAAVPELEGYAGVDFIQTASGPVVLEINPRLTSSYSALGRALPCNPAALILNLYETGRLPSVDAKAGRRVLVDW, encoded by the coding sequence ATGAAAATCCTGTTGTTCGAATATATCACCGGCGGCGGACTGGCCGGGCTGGAGCTACCGCCCGGGTTGGTGCGGGAAGGGCGCGCGATGGCGGTCTCGCTCGCCTGCGACCTGCTTTCCATTGCCGGCGTCAGCCTCGTCGTTCCTTGGGACGGCCGCTTGCCGTTGCCGGAATACGCCGATCACCCTCGCGTTCAATTGATGCCGGTGGAGAGTGCGCTGTCCTTCCGGAACCTTTGGCGCGCGGCGTTGGAGCGATGCGACGCCGTATGGCCGATTGCGCCGGAGACTGGCGGGGTATTGTCTCACGTGTGCCGCGACGTGGCGCAATCCGGCGTCCGGCTATTGAATTGTCCGCCTGGGGGCGTGTCGCTCGCGACGAGCAAGCGGCAAACGGTCGATCGTTTGACGGCTCACGGCGTGCCTGCCGTGCCGACTTATCGCGTCCGGGAAGTGCCGGCAGGCCTGCCCTGGCCTCGGGTCGTCAAGCCCGACGATGGGGTGGGCTGCCAAGACACTTACGTGGTCGAGAGTCCCGCCCAGCTGGAAAACTATAGCGCGGAGGCGGCGTCCAACGACTGGCTGATACAGCCATACGTACACGGCGCTCCGCTGAGCCTTTGCGCGCTGTTCTGGCGGGGCGACGCCGCTCTCTTAACCGTAAACCGTCAATCGATGGCGTTGTCCGACGAAGGCGCTTTTCGACTCACCGGATGCGAAGTGAACGCGATCACGGACGACGTGGGACAATATTCTATGTTGACGCGACAAATCGCCGCCGCCGTTCCCGAGTTGGAGGGGTATGCCGGCGTGGACTTCATACAGACGGCAAGCGGCCCGGTGGTGTTGGAAATTAATCCGCGTTTGACATCGTCTTATTCCGCGCTGGGGCGGGCGTTACCCTGCAACCCGGCGGCATTGATATTGAATTTGTACGAAACCGGCCGTTTGCCCAGCGTGGATGCAAAAGCCGGTCGAAGGGTGTTGGTGGATTGGTAA
- the rpsD gene encoding 30S ribosomal protein S4, giving the protein MARYIGPKCKLSRREGTDLFLKSRGKAIESKCKLDQPPGQHGLRKTRTSDYGLQLREKQKLRRIYGVLERQFRNYYQVAASRKGSTGENLLNILESRLDNVVYRMGFAATRAEARQLVSHKGITVDGQVINIASYQVAAGSTVEVRERAKKQQRVIDAMAYAEQYGLPNWVDVETAALRGVFKSAPDRAELGSAINEQLVVELYSK; this is encoded by the coding sequence ATGGCAAGATACATTGGCCCGAAGTGCAAACTGAGCCGCCGCGAAGGTACGGATCTATTCCTGAAGTCGCGCGGTAAGGCGATTGAGTCCAAGTGCAAATTGGACCAGCCCCCGGGACAGCATGGCCTGCGCAAGACGCGCACGTCTGACTATGGTTTGCAGCTGCGCGAGAAGCAAAAGCTTCGTCGCATCTATGGTGTCTTGGAACGGCAGTTCCGCAACTACTATCAGGTCGCCGCTAGCCGCAAGGGTTCTACCGGTGAAAACCTGCTGAACATCCTGGAAAGCCGACTGGATAACGTCGTTTATCGTATGGGCTTTGCGGCCACGCGTGCGGAAGCCCGCCAGCTGGTGAGCCACAAAGGCATAACGGTAGATGGGCAAGTTATCAATATCGCTTCCTATCAGGTTGCTGCTGGATCCACTGTTGAAGTGCGCGAACGCGCAAAGAAGCAGCAGCGGGTTATCGATGCGATGGCCTATGCCGAGCAGTATGGTCTTCCGAATTGGGTTGACGTCGAAACCGCGGCCTTGCGTGGCGTTTTCAAGAGCGCTCCGGATAGAGCAGAGTTAGGCAGCGCCATCAACGAACAGTTGGTCGTTGAGTTGTACTCGAAGTAA
- the rplO gene encoding 50S ribosomal protein L15, with protein MRLNNLRAEEGSRPDRVRLGRGIGSTLGKTSGKGHKGQKARAGGYHKVGFEGGQMPLQRRLPKVGFNSPMKPFSAEVRLSDVARLEGEVTIAALKDAGLVASNAKRVKIINTGVIAKALTVKGVAVTAGAKAAIEQAGGKVEA; from the coding sequence ATGCGTCTGAACAATTTAAGAGCGGAAGAAGGAAGTCGCCCGGATCGCGTGCGTCTTGGTCGCGGGATTGGCAGTACGTTGGGTAAAACCAGTGGCAAGGGTCATAAGGGTCAGAAGGCTCGCGCTGGCGGCTACCATAAAGTCGGCTTCGAAGGCGGTCAGATGCCGCTGCAGAGACGGCTGCCGAAGGTCGGCTTCAACTCTCCCATGAAGCCTTTTTCCGCCGAGGTGCGCTTGTCGGATGTCGCTCGTCTGGAAGGTGAAGTGACCATCGCTGCGCTGAAGGATGCCGGCCTGGTTGCATCTAATGCGAAGCGCGTGAAGATCATAAACACCGGCGTGATCGCGAAAGCCCTTACGGTAAAAGGTGTTGCCGTTACTGCGGGTGCCAAAGCGGCCATCGAACAGGCTGGCGGAAAAGTCGAGGCCTAA
- the rpmJ gene encoding 50S ribosomal protein L36, whose amino-acid sequence MKVRASVKKLCRNCKIVRRNGVVRVICAEARHKQRQG is encoded by the coding sequence ATGAAAGTACGCGCATCGGTAAAGAAATTGTGCCGCAATTGCAAAATTGTTCGGCGTAACGGCGTGGTTCGGGTTATTTGCGCAGAGGCCCGGCATAAACAGCGCCAAGGTTAA